DNA sequence from the Falco biarmicus isolate bFalBia1 chromosome 5, bFalBia1.pri, whole genome shotgun sequence genome:
ATGGCACACTGAAGGACCTCGCTAGCACATGACCTGCTTTAAGCTAGTGGATACTAGTGTAATCACTCCACAAATGCCTGCCATCATTAAAATACACGCAAAAGTTaaagcaagattttttaaaCTCACATAGCAAGGAGAAGAGTCTGAGGACTTAACAAGCAACGCCCAAAAGGAATATAAACtagatatgattttttttctgttagtgcAAAATAACTTCAAGTTAATTAAGGATGCACCTCCTCTCATAAACCAAAGCAGATTCCAAGGTGAAAAGCTATTCACAATCTTTTTccataaattaataaaatacttagTGGTCCTAGAGCATTCAATGGTTATGATAAACTGTAAGTCACAAGTAAGTATTTCAGAGGCAACTATGAAATTTATAAACCTAAATCCCAAATTACTTTCAAGATGACATAAGACACTTTACCATGTATGTCCAATATGCATATACCTgtagtaatttttattaaaatacagatgtttttcTAAAAGTACCTTCCAAGAGTTGATGATCCCTTAAAGCTTCTGCTGTTAGAACTGTCTTCCCACAGCCTGCCATTCCATAAACCGTGACCCATCCTGGATCACTTCCCAAGCAGCACAGTTTCTGTTTAATAGCATCTACCAGTTCTGGCCGAGTGACAAACACAACTGGTCTCTGTGGTACACCTCCTTCGCAGAGAACTGTCTTAACTAAAGTTAAAAccaagaaacacacaaaaaaagtagtCATTTCTAAATGTGATGCCTCatcaaaataaaccaaacaagtCCCCACCCCAAATAACTAGTGGGCTCCCCCCGACCTCATGTCCTGCACAACTGCTCTAAAAAGTACTAGACTCACACCAccaaacagtgaaaaaatattgctttttagaaataaattacttaaCAGGTAACTAGCCTCCCACATACAATACTGTTCCAATTAAGAACCACATAGGAGGCAAGCTAGTTACATCAGTCCCTAAAAGTGAGAAGATAATTAACAGCTCGAGTAGAAACTACGGCAAACACAGCTCAACATTACTATACGCAACAATCAAGTCACTTTCTCAGCCAGAAGTTATCACCCCATGgatgcagcagaaaaagaagagaaaagcatgCTGTGTAAGGCTTTTACTTTGTAGTTACTTTGTAGTTACAGCACAGTATTGTGGTTTAAGCAAGACTTCCTTTGATTTGAACTAAGATGGCATGACTTGCAATAGGGCAGgtaaaacacagcaggaaaggAAACGTGCACTTTACCTGTCCACTGCTGGCCACAAAGCAGCTGTATTATATTGATAACTTTGaaatttgaattttgaaattttgcaAATTCCACATGCCTATGACACTTCTTAAAACACAGAGTGCCAGTAAATATGGCAGTCAGTCATATGCAGTTAGAAGGTTCTTCCCATTAGAAAACACCCATTTATTTAATGTCACTCAAAGATGATACTGATGACAATGTAGGTAAAAGGATCTTATGTAGCGTAACTGAAAGCTCTGGTGAAGAGAATTAAGCAACCTGATTTTATCAGCTATTGGAATGTAGTCTGGGAGATTACAGATTACTCTTCAAGATAAACGTCAGAATTTTGGAGGCTACAACTCTTTATGTTAGATTCAACTTCTTTAATATATACAACTAAGTCTTTCACGTACAACAAAAATGTTACAATTTAGAGAAAACTGTGAGAGCCTCAGGTTTCccatcttttaaaacaaacattacttatgaacatttttaaagatgaccTACAAAACTTGTAACTGTTGTAACTCTCCTGCCAtaataaatatatgaaatacagGAATACCGACTACTACACTACCAAAACAAGTGAATACACCAGTATTCCTTTTTCATTGGAACAGGTATTACAGATAGTcacttggaaataaaaaaggcaacttgtcttttctttcaggCACAGGGATTTCTGTATTTACACTGACCGTGTGAAGTCATTCCATCCATTGAACTCTTCCTGTTACCAGAAGAGACAGCAGGGATGCCATCCTGAAGAAGCGCAGCGAGATCTCTGTACCCTTCATGAAGTAGTGCATTATAAAAGGATCTATATGAATTATTATCTTTTGTAAGAATAATGTTTATTAGCATAGCTGCTCGCTCCTTCTGTGTactctagaaaaaaatattaaaaggtaTGTTATACAAAACTGAGACCTTTAGAAAGCATCTAATTATCACTCTGTCAATTAGACTGTTTACAGTTACAGAAACAGCCTTCAACTTGACCAAGCCCTTATCTCAACCTTATGAAGTGCAATAAAAACTGCATGCTAATCATTCACTTAAGAATTTGCTGAATCCAGGAATGAGATATACAGAAATTACTACTTTTAAAAACGatgaaaaaatatgcaagtaGACTAGGAAGATAAATAACAGAGACAATTCTACCTGTTGTTTcactctctcctcctcctgtaATGTTAGTACTTCATCAGAAATCATATGATCCATAATATAAGAAGTCTTGATGTCTTTTTCCAATGCTTGGCGATTcataagtaaatattttttactcttGGCATCCATATTTCTTCAGtgtgaaaagaaaagggggggggagtAAAGTCAGAACCAGAACATAActtacaaggaaaaaagttttaaaatagcttATGAATCTTAGTTTTAGTCAGAAAAAGTAACAGAGCAGCTGCATTAGTGTGAATTAATGGAAAACACAGTGATTCTTCAGGCAAGCTCACACTATAAACTGtagaaagataaaaaatgtAAGGTTTTTTCACTTCCTCTCTTGAGAAAGAGACCGTTAAATTAATTTAGTTATACCATTTATGATTCAGTAGTCTAGCTTGGCTGGACAGTACAGCAGCATCAAGAAAACACTAGGGAAATCTAATATGCCTTTTCAGCAGAgtaaaaaaaaggcatattgATCGTAAAGTTGTAACAGGCCACAAGCATTCCACAAGTGAATATGAAGAGTATTCTTGAGATATTGTTTAGATGCCACATACtattacatttaataaaaccATCCAGCTAGGCATTATTATAATTAATCTGACTACAGTATTTCTTGGATTGCTCCACCTGGAGGCATATGAAGCAGGTATAAAAAGAATTTCAATCTTTAACAATTAATTAGACTCATATTAAAACTTTTGTGCTCACTACatgaagttttcattaaaaaagcagGTATGTACTGCtaattctggaaaagaaaaaaccaagtAGTCCTTTTCCAcatttctatgattttatgtttATGAACACTTGCAGAACTAAAGAATCACTGCACAAGCTTCTCATGTACTAGGAACTTGGTAAACGTCTCTATGAAAAGGTCTTCACCCCACCCACTAACTACATCGCTCAAATTTTTTAAGTCCTTGGATCACACGATTGGGACAACAGAATGAGAACGTGAACCGATCTCACGGCTGACAGCACTGGGcagaaatacaacagaaaataaaacccccGTGCACCAAACGGCTCGAGAACTCGATGTTGCCTCCAAGTTCAGGCCTCCATACAAGCACGCTCGGATCTCCTCTCGTGAGGGAAGCTGGAGCCCCCCGGAACGCCAACAGCCGAGCTATGCCTCCTCGTGTCCGACACACGACCACCAACCCGCGTTCTCCCTCGGTCATGAAACCAACTGCAGAAGGGCAGAAGGTGAAAACTCCTGCCTGCTGCATACACGTTTTCCATACCCCTCTGCTGCCCCCGACAGCCCCAAACGATCAAAGCGCTCTCTCCGGTCGCACTCCGGCGCAAGGACCGAAGGCTCCGACGGGGACCGCGCGCCCCTCCGGGAGCGGCTCCGCAGCGGCGCGCGGGAgcgctcccccctccccccgcggcggccgggggcgcgCGGGAcacggcgggggcgggggccgcgccgAGCGCCTCTTCCGCCGCACTCACCGAATTTCGTATTTCCACTGACACTCAGGCGGTTAGGGAAGTCTGCCACCCTACCTACCTTTTACCCCACCGCACCGGTTCGGAAAGGGGACGTCAGCCGAAAAAATGtccaggtttaaaaaaaaaaaataaatcgaTCCGCACGCGAAGcaaatacaaaaggaaagcgcccccgccccgccagcacacagcacaaagGGTTACCTCACACCTGGGCGCGCCTCGCCGGAGCCGCCGCGACCAGCCGCAGGGAGAACGAAACAGAAACCGGAGCGCTCAGAGGAGCCGCCCGCCACCAACCCCCACGCCCgggctcggcccggccccggccggtTCCCCCCGAGGCAGGGGGCCAGGCCGCCACCGCCGGAGCCGCGGGCTGAAGTCAGCCCCAGGGGCGCCGCGGCCAAACCGCCCAGGCTGGGCCCTTCCCAGTCCGTCCCACCCgcttccctctccctgctcacccggcgggcagcgcggggccgTCGGGAGCCGCCGGCAACAAGTTCTCGCCCGGCCCCGAGGAGGAGCCGCCACCCCGCACGGAGCAGGCAGCGCGCTGCCAGCGCTTCCTGCCTCGGGGCCCGGGGGTGGGagccggcccgccccgccccaccccgCCCCGCTGGCCTCCCCGGCGGCAGCTCGGCCCCGGCCAGCCCCGCGCGGAACAAAGCCCGGCGTCCCCGCGCCGGCGCAGAGCCGCGGGCCCGGCAGTGCCGACCGCAGCCGCTCCACTGCCTCAGCGGGCGCGCGCCTGACGTGGCGCCTcgcgggcggggggagcggccgCGGCCGCAGCGGGCGAGGGAGCAGCGCTGGCCCGGGCCGGAGGCggggccccggggcgggcggacgcggcagcggcggggcaggctggTCCTCCCCGCCTGGCAGTCGAGGCCGGAGGCAGCGCCGAGGGTAGGGAGGGCTCGCCGGCGGGGGTGCCCGGCTGcgagggagggagaagggcgGGAGCGGTGGGAAGGGGAGTGGCGCCGCGGCCGGGCGGTGCCCCGCAGGCCTGCGCCGAGGGTGGGCGAGGggctcctgggctgggggggttcCTAGGAGCCCGGAGGGCGCAGGGGACGCGGCAGTGCCCTGGAGGGGAGGAGCAGACGGTCACTTTCGGTCCCCCGGGCCGAGCGCGGACAGGGCTGAGGCGGCGGCCGCGGTGAGGGGGTCCGGCAGGGTATGGGGGGGCTGCGGTAAGGGGGTCCGGCAGGGTATGGGGGGGGGCTGCGGTGAGGGGGtccggcgggggggggggggggggggctgctctCCGAAGCTGCTCTCCGAAGCTGCTCTGTTCAAGTCGAGTTGCTGTTCCTCTATTAAACGCTTTCCCTGACTACTATTCATCTCGCTCTCTTGTTTTATAATTTTAACTAGATGATACGTACTCTGCCTCCCAAAGCTGTTTTAAGTTACAAAATACCATTTttgctaattttaaaaatttttttgagAACAAGAAGGGGTTTTTTATCCTACGTACTTCAACCTCGGAGTGTGGTTTCTGGTACTGTGACTTCCAGACAGCGCTAAGCTTCGTGTTTCTCTGACAAACTAGGTTTTAAATAATGTAGGTGACTGTGTAAATATCTCTAATACTTAAATACTTAGACATTTGCCTACGTGGCAACACTGCCGAAAGAAGCAGAGGATTTTTTGTCTCAAATAGTGCTAAACCAAATCCACCAGGGATCCAGTCTATTTTGAGCAATATGGTGGAAAGATTTTAGGCTTGAAAATACCACTCTTACTTCCACTTGGATGGTTAGAGTATGAGCTTTTGTACTGTTCAGAACTGGGGATTCATATTGCCTGAATCTATTTGGACCTTGGGTTTAGTAAAGAGGAAATTACACCTTTATCTAGAcacattatttcattattcttagtattttttctggTAATGGCTTTGTGTTAACTGATGTCTATGGCTTTACAGATTACATGAAATCATTGCAACAGAACTgtttctaaattaaagcttGATTTGcagttccatttttaaaaaatgaaaaaattaattttcttctttaatgtggagtaggtaattaaaaaaaaaaaacagaatagtGAAATTGCTGATGAAATTGTGACAGTAATCagctataaaaagaaataccatgCTTTTAGTCCCTGTGATTTCAAATATATCTTCAAAATGGCTTATTGTACAACCAATGAAGGATTTCTGGAAAGGTGAAATTAGCTAAAGTTTGAAGTGTCGGTTCAGTTTGAGACAATATGAAAGCAGTGCTCTatagtacagaaaaaaattcacaaagTCTTATGAAAGTATTATACTTTACAAAAGTTCACGTAACTGGAAAACTACATAGTAAACactgaaggaaacatttttgggGGTGTATTTGTGTAGCAAAATGGGCAAAAGGTTATATTTGATGATGTTTGTAAGTAAGCGGTCCTTTTTTggtcttgttttttttcctagcatactcttgcttctgctttttaaaaacacaaaatgtcTGAAgttaagcaaaggaaaaaaggtgttTCTTTGTCCAAGACCAATGAAGGTTCACAGAAGGCTGAGAAACACAGTAATTGTGGGAAGCTGGCAAGTCCCAGGACCAGCAATAATCGGAGCTCCTTTTGGATGGACTCGCGGACAAGCTTAAGCAtaatttctcttgctgtttgcCTGATGCTGACCTGGTAGGTAACCCTCTAAAGTGcactttaattatttttttaaatattctataCTGTATTCAATCACTGGCAATATGATTAGTTACCTTTGAATACAGTGGGTTAAGTGACTATAGAAAACTGTTAAAGCTAGAAGGATCAAGAAAAGAATAGCAGTATTCACAAGTGTGGAAACATGGGTATACAGTGAGGGATTACAGAAGCTCGATCTGTTCTGTCATGTTGAAAGTTTAAAAGGTGCCTTGCTCATGAATTGTAAATACCTGCTTTGGAGACCACATCTAACTGTGAAGAGCAACTTAATCTGACAATAAAGGATAACAAGGCTTATTTGGCAGGTAATAAATAATTCAACAGTGGCAGTGAagcttttctgtaaataatttgCTCAGCAGTGTGGTAAATTGTTCATCAGGTGGAGTCTTCAAGTAAAGGTCAGATACCTTTTGTGAAAGATGTTTTACAGTATCTTAGCAGCATCAGGACCTTAATTCCTTCAGAAACTGAGCTTCATGCAGAAACGATACGATGAAATTCTCGGAGCTCTAGTGCAAGAAATTGGTCCAGATAATTACACTCTAGAGATCTATCTGAAAACAAAGGTAGagtttgttcttatttttacatCACCTAGATTTCACTATCTAAGTCTTTGAGAAGCAGAACAACATAACAGAACAAAATCATTAGCAATGCTTCTGCACTCTGTTTTATGTATATCTGTTTTGCATTTATCTCTAGcaagcatttcagtttttattgcCTAACTTAGTCTGTATAGAATATTGTAGATCTTTTGAAACTTCTAATTGCTATTCAATATACTAATAAATGTCAATTTAAGAAAGCACAAGTATTTTAAACTCTGTTGTTCTCAATAAAATTGTTCTTACTGAGAGGACCCGTGCACAGCCTACAATAAACCTTGTTTTGGGATTAATAAACATCCAGCAAAATTCAAGCGGTTTTGCTTGGTTGTGTCATTTCCTTTTTAACTGGACAAAGTGCTTACAGTTCAGAAACCTCCCAGGTTCATAGTAAATGAATCTAGAATGTATGTAAAGTACAGGACTGAGACCTCTACTGTCTGTTAAAGCTAGCATTGTTGTAATAGTAACTACGCAAACTTTGCCACAATTCACCAAAGGTTGCTGGATGGTTACAATTAAACAGTGTCAGAGATAACCAGCCTTTCTAAATCCAAAGGGTTTTATGCATGATTTTGTGATGCTTTGCAAGAAAGTCCaaattattttggggttttttttccccaccagttaaataatactttatcaataaaatatattgtgaGGCAATGCATTATAAGCGTGTAATGGCCTCCCCACATCAGCAGTCTTATcagacatttttcctttttgagtgGTGTACAATGTAAAAAAGAAGTACATCTATGgacatttccttatttttctgcctctgttggAAGGTGACTCAAGTATGAAGACAAATCAACTTCATTAAATCccaacattttttccccctcatatTGATCTAACAAATCCTGTGAACATAAATCCCTGCAGTAACAGATTGACGTGAATCAGGTCCTAGAACCCTTAATATATGCTAATTATGTAGTTACATTTACTATTTATTTACTTGCAATTTGCAGGTTCCTATTTCAGCAGTCAGGTCAATTTGCtgatatggaaaaaaagtacaagTTCTTACAGCAAGAAGCTGTAAAATTCCTGGATGTGGAAAACAAAGTTAACTTAATTTCTGAAAAGGTAATTATTAACATCTTAATTGGATAGTCTCTGGTGAacatttgctgctgttttacttTGTTGTCATTTAGTTAAAttgaactgatttttaaaataagttttcataATGTGTTCTACTTGTGTGTGAATAGGCCTTTGGTGAATATTTCATATCAATCCATACCATTCTTCAAGTGTGTGAATATAGTGGTTCTATCTGTGTTATTTTTAGATGCTAAACTATTTCCAAAAGCTTATTTTATGTACATACTTCATTCTGCCAGTACAGTTCTGTGTCTAATTCTAATATACATTGATTTGAGGAAAATTTACAGGTGTTTTTACATAGTAGAACTGTTCAAATAATATGAAGACATAAGGAAGTAATAGTAATATTTATTGATTGCTATTTTATTCTTAACTGTGTGACATTATCAAGTAAAAAACTTGGGCCTGGCTGCCAAATTGTCCCTTATATCTTACAGATAATGATGAGAGAATAGCATGGCTTATGCCAGTGATGTTGGAGCACTGATCTCAATGATATCATTTATACATGATTTAATTTGGGTATTTATATACTGCACTTCAGATTGCAAGATGTTGCATAGGATTTACATAGtgtgatatattaaaaaaacaaacaaaaccaccatgaaaaataaggagttgacagcaaataaaatagcATGTATTCTATAGAAATTCAAAAACAAACATACCTTTTTCCGTGACTTTTTCATGCTAGGTTTATCAACAGTATCTTAAAgatgaaatatgaaaacaacTCCTATAGGAGCTTTGTAACAAGTAAAGTGATTTCTAAGGGACTTTAATGTCtgttaaataaatgcaaatggTTTTGTTTCGTTAAGTAGACATGGACATTGTTTTGTGTTATAAATGCAGCTTGAGTCTTCTGAAAGTATCCTACAAGAAGCTGCCTCATCCATCTTTGTGATGACTGAGTTTGAGCAGGAAGTGTCTTCTCTTCATAACATCATAAATGACATTCAGAACAATGAACAGACTCTCTCTATAAAGATGCAGAACATTAATGAGAagttaaaaaatgttacaaattcCTGGAGAAGAAGCTTGGATGAAATGAACACAAACACTAGCGATTTAAAATCTGAAGCAAAGTTCATACATACAGAAGTTACTTCCCAAATTAATGAAGTTGACCAAAGAGTTAAATCCCTTTCAGAAAGAGTAAGAGATTTGGAAGACAGTACAGccagaaatattaaaacacTAAAAAGGCAAGAAGATGATGAATTCTCTAGAGTTGAACAAAAGTTGGACTTGCATGCAAAGGCAGTTGAAAAGCTAGAAGAAGAACAGACTAGTCTGGTAGCCAAGGACACAGACCTGAATCACAAACTTGCAAACTATGAACCTAAAGTTGAGGAGTGTAAGACCCATTTGCCAACAATTGAAAATGCTATTCACTCTATTCTTAGATTATCAAGTGAATTGCTAAGTAAGGAGAAAAAGATAGAGGACTTGGCAACACAGCTATATACTGTGGAAAATAATATGCTGaaaactgtttctgatacaatgGTGATGCAAAAGGTTCTTGAAGGCATACAGTACAACAGCAGcataatgaaaatgcaaaatgaaatagtGGTTTTAGACGAAGCAGTGCACGACATAATAGTAtcttcaaaatcaaaagaaacaaatttagaAAGCTGTAACTTAGGAAATGACCAGAACGGGGATAAGTGAATTTGGATGTAGAAATTGTTCTACATCTCTTTCTACATGCTCTTTCATTGTTGAAAGAGCacttttattataaataatgtGACTCTAACACATGTGAAGGATGCCTGAAATACTgtcattaatttatttgaacAAGCATTGGATCAGACTGAAAGGCAGACTTAAAATAAAGAGGCTAGAGAGCAAGAAATACTGCATTGAAGGAGGagttattttcttaaatctaggattattttcagcttatttattaacagttcatttttattaaaaaggaatttgaagCGAAGTATTTAgatttaagggggaaaaaagtcaaaacTGGAGACATCAGATtacaatttatatttaattttcactacTTAGTTTTTTATATTGTTACTTAGTGTATTATATTCCATGGACTTGTAGCTCAGTGAAGAATTCCGTTTGTATTGCTAGGTAGATGTAGATTTGCCTTGCTTTTAATGCATTATATACCATAATGTTTTTGTGCTTATGGTACACACATGGCTCAAGGTCAAGAGTTGTTACTGggatttatgtattttattatgtgCAGGAAAGCACCAAGTACATTTCTAACATCTGAAGCTTAGGTACAACAGCGTTACAGAGAACACTAGTAAAGTACCCCTTACCAAGAACCTTGTCTTGTACTGGTATTTATAAGCAGGGGATTACATAGCAGCTGGTATTACCTTTTACTTCTTTGACCCCATGCAGATAGCCTGCTTAGACCTTATTTCTGGCTTTTTCAAACTTCTTAAAATCACTGGCATAGTTCTTGTTCTGCCATTGAATGCGTCAGACTACATATAGCCTGATATTAACAGATATTCTTGTTAGATTCTTCTTCCATCACGTAATTTGCAAGTTCAGCATGATCAGTCACTGTATTAGTTTggggatatttttcttttttttgtggctttgtttgcttgttttggtgCTGTTAGAAAcaattttaaccttttcttctATAGAGTGTTCTCTGTTAGGCATTACATGACAGGTATGGTattgctttgcatttcaaaggggggggggaaccaaacCCAGAACTTAAGTGTCACTGACATTGACTGGCATTGTTTCCCAAAGCTGGGTGAACCAAGAGCTGCAAAAGCAAGTTAATGAAAGCCACGGAGTTATCTGCTTGGGGCAGGGACTATCTAATTCACCCATGGAACTAAATAGATACCCCATAGGCCTGATAGCTGTTCATTGAAACTGGATATCAGGACCACCATAAAGTTGTGTCAACAGACTTATGTCTTGTTGATTTCCTATTTCTGAAGTTAATAAAGGAGATTGCTTAGTAGACACTATGAACACACAACACTTAAAACCTAAGCCTGATAAAGTTaatttattctggttttgta
Encoded proteins:
- the IKBIP gene encoding inhibitor of nuclear factor kappa-B kinase-interacting protein isoform X1, with protein sequence MSEVKQRKKGVSLSKTNEGSQKAEKHSNCGKLASPRTSNNRSSFWMDSRTSLSIISLAVCLMLTWFLFQQSGQFADMEKKYKFLQQEAVKFLDVENKVNLISEKLESSESILQEAASSIFVMTEFEQEVSSLHNIINDIQNNEQTLSIKMQNINEKLKNVTNSWRRSLDEMNTNTSDLKSEAKFIHTEVTSQINEVDQRVKSLSERVRDLEDSTARNIKTLKRQEDDEFSRVEQKLDLHAKAVEKLEEEQTSLVAKDTDLNHKLANYEPKVEECKTHLPTIENAIHSILRLSSELLSKEKKIEDLATQLYTVENNMLKTVSDTMVMQKVLEGIQYNSSIMKMQNEIVVLDEAVHDIIVSSKSKETNLESCNLGNDQNGDK